Proteins encoded together in one Lathyrus oleraceus cultivar Zhongwan6 chromosome 5, CAAS_Psat_ZW6_1.0, whole genome shotgun sequence window:
- the LOC127083313 gene encoding endoglucanase 7, giving the protein MHTRNLWGGSCELSPSEITSGYETSRTGDQWDKAALLDNGHHHHHHGGLDETLQSWVLERPGNDKKKHKYVDIGCMKLSHKALKWISGILFVAFCVIGLPIIVTNYLPKHHSKPIPPDNYTLALHKSLLFFNAQKSGKLPKNNGVPWRGDSGLRDGKEMGDKKGLVGGYYDAGDNVKFHFPMSFAITMLSWSVLEYKHKYVAVNEYHHARELIKWGTDYLLLTFNSSATKIDKIQAQVGGSLNGSKTPDDHYCWQKPENMDYPRPTITVFEGPDLAGEMAAALAAASIVFQDESAYSKKLVKGAETLFSFARDDGKRASYSRGQPHIEPYYNSSGYLDEYMWGGAWLFYATGNTSYISLATDPDLPQKAHAFYMKPDLSVLSWDNKLPAAMLLLTRFRMFLNPGYPYEEMLSMYHNITSLTMCSYLQQYKVFRRTKGGLIQLNHGRHQSLQYVVNAAFMASLFADYMEARGVPGWNCGPNYIPRSDLKSFATSQMDYIMGINPMNMSYIVGYGKKFPTHVHHRGASIPNNHKIYSCTDGWKWRDTPNKNPNNITGAMVGGPDCFDRFRDSTKNYSYTEPTLAGNAGLVAALVSLTKTAGSGIDINSIFTYIPPFGPKHPPPPPPWTP; this is encoded by the exons ATGCATACGAGAAATCTATGGGGAGGATCATGTGAATTGAGCCCTAGTGAAATAACATCCGGCTACGAGACCAGCCGCACCGGAGATCAATGGGACAAGGCGGCATTACTCGATAACGgccatcatcatcatcatcacgGCGGATTGGACGAGACACTACAAAGTTGGGTTCTTGAAAGGCCTGGCAATGATAAGAAGAAGCACAAGTACGTCGATATTGGTTGCATGAAGTTGAGCCATAAGGCATTGAAATGGATTTCCGGTATTTTATTCGTCGCGTTTTGTGTAATTGGGCTTCCGATTATTGTTACAAACTATTTGCCAAAGCATCATTCTAAACCCATACCACCTGATAATTACACTCTCGCCCTTCACAAGTCACTTCTCTTCTTCAACGCCCAGAAAT CTGGGAAATTGCCGAAGAACAATGGCGTTCCGTGGCGAGGAGACTCGGGGTTACGAGATGGGAAAGAGATGGGTGATAAAAAAGGACTTGTTGGTGGTTATTATGATGCAGGTGACAATGTGAAGTTTCATTTTCCTATGTCCTTTGCTATCACAATGTTGAGTTGGAGTGTGCTTGAATATAAGCACAAATATGTAGCGGTTAACGAGTATCATCATGCAAGAGAGCTCATTAAGTGGGGTACTGATTATTTACTCTTAACCTTCAACAGTTCCGCGACCAAAATCGACAAAATTCAAGCTCAG GTTGGTGGATCTCTAAATGGTTCTAAGACACCGGATGATCATTACTGTTGGCAAAAACCAGAAAACATGGACTATCCGCGACCGACTATAACTGTATTTGAAGGACCTGATCTTGCAGGAGAAATGGCAGCAGCATTAGCAGCAGCATCTATTGTTTTCCAAGACGAATCCGCTTATTCAAAGAAACTCGTCAAAGGAGCTGAAACTTTGTTTTCATTTGCAAGAGATGATGGTAAAAGAGCATCCTATAGTCGTGGACAACCTCACATTGAACCTTATTATAACTCATCTGGCTACTTGGATGAGTATATGTGGGGTGGTGCTTGGTTGTTTTACGCTACTGGAAATACTAGCTACATTTCATTGGCGACAGATCCTGATTTACCGCAGAAAGCGCATGCGTTTTATATGAAACCTGATTTGAGTGTCTTGAGCTGGGATAATAAGTTACCTGCTGCAATGTTGTTGCTGACAAGGTTTAGGATGTTTCTTAATCCTGGTTACCCTTATGAAGAGATGTTGAGTATGTACCATAATATTACTAGTCTTACCATGTGCTCTTATCTTCAACAATACAAAGTCTTTAGAAGGACTAAAG GGGGTTTGATACAACTTAACCATGGACGACATCAATCTCTTCAATATGTTGTCAATGCGGCTTTTATGGCATCTCTTTTTGCTGATTATATGGAAGCCAGAGGTGTTCCTGGATGGAATTGTGGCCCTAATTACATTCCAAGATCTGATCTCAAGTCATTTGCAACCTCTCAG ATGGATTACATTATGGGTATAAATCCAATGAACATGAGCTACATAGTGGGATATGGCAAGAAGTTTCCAACACATGTTCATCATAGAGGCGCATCAATTCCAAATAATCACAAAATTTACTCATGCACTGATGGCTGGAAGTGGCGCGACACCCCTAACAAAAATCCTAACAACATTACAGGAGCAATGGTTGGGGGACCAGATTGTTTCGACCGGTTCCGTGATTCAACAAAGAATTACAGCTACACTGAACCAACTTTAGCTGGGAATGCAGGACTAGTAGCTGCTTTAGTTTCCTTAACAAAGACTGCAGGTAGCGGCATTGACATAAATAGCATTTTTACATATATTCCACCCTTTGGGCCGAAACATCCACCTCCACCACCACCTTGGACACCATGA
- the LOC127088004 gene encoding uncharacterized protein LOC127088004: protein MSFHLSFRSQSVSNMDHDSTLSQRISEEPLPTKTAQSTVTCIYHASIGGQWRHISVLWCKNLMNHTLNLKIDSARGDHFLYNCKIDVKPWYFWNKKGYKSLGVDGYQIDVYWDLRSAKFCGSCPEPYGDYYVALVCDEEVVLLLGDYKKKAYKRMKMKQTLIEATLLVKRENVLAKKSFSTKAKLDEKRKESDIVVESSTVGNKDPEMWISIDGIVLVHVKNLQWKFRGNQTVMVNKQPVHVFWDVHDWLFSVSGSGPGLFIFKPGVTEVESDKEERGIESCESDDGSATSGYYSTKSHTPFEACLVLCAYKLE, encoded by the coding sequence ATGTCTTTTCATCTTTCATTCAGATCACAATCAGTCTCAAACATGGACCATGATTCAACATTATCACAAAGAATATCAGAAGAACCATTGCCAACAAAAACAGCACAAAGCACAGTTACATGCATTTACCATGCCAGCATTGGAGGCCAATGGAGACATATATCAGTCTTATGGTGCAAAAACCTCATGAACCATACATTAAACCTCAAAATCGACAGCGCGAGAGGCGATCACTTTCTTTACAATTGCAAAATCGATGTTAAGCCGTGGTACTTTTGGAACAAGAAAGGTTATAAGTCGTTGGGCGTCGACGGATATCAAATCGACGTGTATTGGGATCTACGATCGGCTAAATTCTGTGGCAGTTGCCCTGAACCGTATGGCGATTACTATGTTGCTTTAGTTTGCGACGAAGAGGTTGTTTTGTTGTTGGGAGATTACAAGAAAAAGGCTTACAAGAGAATGAAAATGAAGCAGACACTTATTGAGGCTACACTGTTGGTTAAAAGAGAGAATGTTCTTGCAAAGAAAAGTTTTTCGACAAAGGCGAAACTCGATGAGAAGAGAAAAGAGAGTGATATTGTTGTGGAAAGTTCAACAGTTGGCAATAAAGATCCTGAAATGTGGATAAGTATTGATGGCATTGTTTTGGTTCATGTTAAGAATTTGCAGTGGAAGTTTAGAGGGAACCAAACTGTTATGGTTAACAAACAACCTGTGCATGTGTTTTGGGATGTTCATGATTGGTTGTTTAGTGTTTCTGGGTCTGGGCCTGGGCTTTTTATCTTCAAACCTGGGGTCACAGAAGTTGAGAGTGATAAAGAGGAAAGAGGTATTGAAAGTTGTGAGAGTGATGATGGTAGTGCTACTAGTGGTTATTATTCGACTAAAAGTCATACGCCTTTTGAAGCCTGTCTTGTACTTTGTGCCTATAAACTTGAGTAA